Proteins from one Pseudomonas grandcourensis genomic window:
- the fis gene encoding DNA-binding transcriptional regulator Fis produces MTMMTETLVSGTTPVSDNVNLKQHLNTPSEEGQTLRGSVEKALHNYFAHLEGAAVTDVYNLVLSEVEAPLLECVMSYVKGNQTKASEMLGLNRGTLRKKLKQYDLL; encoded by the coding sequence ATGACGATGATGACCGAGACTTTAGTGAGTGGAACAACACCCGTGAGCGACAACGTGAATTTGAAACAGCACCTCAATACGCCAAGCGAAGAAGGCCAGACCCTTCGCGGGAGTGTCGAGAAGGCGCTGCACAATTATTTCGCCCACCTTGAGGGCGCTGCCGTCACGGATGTGTACAACCTGGTGCTCTCCGAAGTCGAGGCCCCCCTGCTCGAGTGCGTGATGAGCTACGTCAAGGGCAACCAGACCAAGGCCAGCGAGATGCTCGGACTTAACCGGGGCACGCTGCGCAAGAAACTCAAGCAGTACGATTTGTTGTAA
- the dusB gene encoding tRNA dihydrouridine synthase DusB, which produces MSAVRIGPYTLHNNLILAPMAGVTDQPFRQLCKRLGAGLVVSEMVTSDMSLWNTRKSRMRMIHEGDPEPRSVQIAGGDAQMLADAARANVEMGAQIIDINMGCPAKKVCNKAAGSALLKDEPLVTEILQAVVAAVDVPVTLKIRTGWDRDNKNGLTVAKIAEQAGITALAVHGRTRADLYTGEAEYDTIAAIKQAVSIPVFANGDIDSPEKARYVLDATGADGLLIGRAAQGRPWIFREIDHFLRTGEKLPALELIEVERILLEHLAALHAFYGDVMGVRIARKHVGWYLATLPGAREFRAHFNRLDGTDTQCANVRAFFAERYKSLTGDGEWVAA; this is translated from the coding sequence ATGTCGGCGGTACGCATCGGCCCTTACACATTACATAACAACTTGATTCTCGCCCCCATGGCGGGAGTCACCGACCAGCCCTTTCGTCAGCTGTGCAAGCGCTTGGGCGCGGGACTGGTCGTCTCGGAAATGGTCACCAGTGACATGAGTTTGTGGAACACCCGCAAGTCGCGCATGCGCATGATCCACGAAGGTGATCCCGAGCCACGCTCGGTACAGATCGCCGGTGGGGACGCGCAGATGCTGGCGGACGCCGCCCGTGCCAACGTTGAAATGGGTGCACAGATCATTGATATCAACATGGGCTGTCCGGCAAAAAAAGTCTGCAACAAGGCTGCCGGTTCCGCACTGTTGAAGGATGAACCCCTGGTAACCGAGATCCTGCAGGCCGTCGTGGCTGCGGTCGATGTGCCGGTTACCCTGAAGATCCGCACCGGTTGGGACCGGGACAACAAGAACGGCCTGACGGTGGCGAAGATCGCCGAACAGGCAGGCATTACGGCGCTGGCGGTGCATGGCCGCACCCGTGCCGACCTGTACACAGGTGAAGCCGAGTACGACACCATTGCCGCGATCAAGCAGGCAGTGTCGATTCCGGTCTTCGCCAATGGCGATATCGATTCGCCGGAAAAAGCCCGGTACGTGCTCGACGCGACCGGTGCCGATGGCCTGTTGATTGGCCGGGCTGCCCAGGGGCGGCCGTGGATTTTTCGCGAGATCGACCATTTCCTGCGTACCGGCGAGAAGCTCCCGGCGCTGGAATTGATCGAGGTGGAACGCATTCTGCTAGAGCATCTGGCTGCCCTTCACGCCTTCTATGGTGATGTCATGGGTGTGCGCATTGCTCGAAAGCATGTGGGCTGGTATCTCGCAACCCTGCCGGGCGCCAGGGAGTTTCGCGCCCACTTCAATCGTTTGGATGGTACGGATACACAATGCGCCAACGTTCGTGCGTTTTTCGCCGAGCGTTACAAGAGCCTGACAGGGGACGGAGAGTGGGTGGCCGCATGA